Part of the Lichenicola cladoniae genome is shown below.
GCCATCCTTGCCTGCCACCGGAACCCCGAGCTCCTTGGCAAGTGCGGTCAGGGCCGGGATGTCGGCGCCGAGGCTGGGCGTGAAGTTACCGTAAGGGATGCCTTCCCTGATGGCGGCATAGGCGTAGAGCATCGCAGGACTGATCGAAGGATGATTGTCTATCAAGGCCTGCTCGAAGCGCTCGACCGTCGCAAAGGCCGCGGTGTCTTCGGGCCAGCTCTCGACGGAGGCGAGGTTTACGACGACGAGACGCTTGATACCGGTTCGCGCGGAGAAGCCCCTGATGTCCTGGCGGATCTGTTCGATCGACCCGAGATGGGAATTCGCCTTGATACGATTGCTGCCATCGACATTATGACAGAAGTTCGTGTTGATGGTCGCTGCCCACGGGGTAACGCCAGCTAGCCTATCGTTGAGGCTGGACAGCATCGACTGTGGGAGAACCCCATGATGGGCCGCAGCATCAGCCAGATTGGCCGGGTTCAGATCCCAACCCGCGATCTCGATATGGTCGTAAGGCACGAGGCCGGCATTGTCGAACTGGGCAAGCGGCAATCCGATGCGATCGGCCGATCCCTGCCGGATATGTTCAAGTCCGGCCGCCACGGTCGACGCAACCGCTCCACCAACGCCAACGATCAGAAGACCGATACGATCAGCGGCGCCTGCCTCTTGTCTGAAATCCATGGATCTATTTTCCAAAGCACATGTACCGAAAGGTCTGAAGAGATTGAACCGTATCTAGCATGCGCTCGTGCGGCAACAATAGTGGGCAAAGTGCTCATTGCACCCGGGACGGGCGTGATTGACCATTTCTTTAAATACAGGTTCATCTTGACCGGATGGCGTTCCGGGTGAGAAGAAGCGCCTATCCCTTCGGCCGACATTTATGAATCTTTGGCGACGTTATCCGATGGCTAGGGTCAGTTGCCCTGGATCACGCCGCAAGCTTTGCCGATGAGCCGAAGTCGTAAACACAAGCCCCGAGACGCGGAGGCGGATACCTTACGCTCGATGCAATCTTGGCATCGAGGCCTGGTCATGGCGATAGACGACAGCAGCAACGTCTCACATCCGCAGGAGAAGGGTCTAATCTACAACCAAATCGAGGCCTGATAAGCGGTTCAGAGATTGGGAATTCACAACTTGACCGCCAGATAAGGGGTCTCAGTGAGACTGACCTGCCAGGGAGCCGTGAAGTCGGCATGGCTTGAGTCATTGTCGCGAGCCCGGAGCTCGCCATGCCGATCCCACCTTGGGGCGACCTTGTCCGAGATCAAATGCGCGTTGCAGTGCAAGCGCGGCAGGGTGCTCTCATCTGCTTCAGCGAGGCGCGAGCGGATATGGGTCAAACGGCTACCACCGCGTCGTCCAGCGCATCCAGTCCTTTATAGGCCATGGCCACCAGGACCGGATCAGGACGGTCATGTCCCGGCCCCGCATGGCCGGTTCTCATATCCAGCCCCGCCTGCTGTGCTCTTGAAAAGTTCACGCAATCGGAGCGGTCGGCAATCTACACTTTGTGGCATGACACGCTCCTCCGATCATCGCTTCGGTCAACCCCGACCGGCGATAGAGCCACCGCATGCGACGCAGGCGCCGCTCTATGCTGGCAGCCCATTACAGCCATTGCCTGCGCCGACCGGGGCTGCACCGTTCCGGCTCAACCTTGCCGACATCGTGCCGCACGCGGTGCAGGCAGCCGAAAAGGTTGGCGGAATGGCGTTCCACATGGTCGGCGACACCGGGGGCGTGAAAGACCCGAAGCCGCAGCTCCTGGTGGCGCAGGGGCTCGAACACGATGCCGGCGTGGCGGGGCAATTCGGCAAGCCGGCCTTCTTCTTCCATCTAGGCGACGTGATCTATTTCGATGGCCAGGCACAGGAATACGTGCCGCAATTCTACGAGCCGTACGCGCACTACCCATTGCCGATCCTGGCCATCCCCGGCAACCACGATGCCGACGTGTTCGACGACGGTACACGCACCAATCCGTTGCCCTCGCTGGCGACCTTCGTGCGCAACTTCTGCGCGCCCAAGCCGGGAGTACGCTCGGTCGATGCAGGCGAATCGCCGCGTACCGCGATGATACAGCCCAACGTCTACTGGACGCTCGAAAGCCCGTTCGCAACCATCATCGGACTATACACAAATGTTCCCGAGGGCGGAGTGGTGGAGCCGGACCAGGCGGACTGGTTCGCATCCGAGCTGGCGGCGGCGCCGAAGGACCGTTTGCTGATCGTGGCACTCCATCATCCGCTGTATTCGCTCGATACCGAGCATTCCGGCAGCAAGGCGATGGCGACCCTGCTGAAGACCGCGATTGCGCGCTCGAAGCGGCGCCCGGACGCGGTGTTCACGGCACATGTGCATAACTACCAGCGCTTCACCGTCGCCGACACGGACGGCAAGGGCGTCACGCCGTTCTTTGTGGCCGGCCAGGGCGGCTATCATAACCTCCACAAGGTGGCGAAGGTGAACAACCAGCCGCTGGTCACGCCCTACGCCGTTCCCGAACAGCCGGGCGTGACGCTGGAGAGCTACTACGACGACCGCTTCGGCTTCCTCCGGCTCGAGGTCTCACCCACCGAGCTCCTGGTGCAGGCCTACACCGTGCCGCGACCGCAGGAGGCCTGGGACCATGCGCCCAAGCTGTTCGACCAGATGCGACTGGACTGGAAGCGACGCACCATCCTGCGCTGAGCCGGCTCAGGCGCCGGGGGCTTGTCCGGCCACGGGTTGCGGCCCGAGCCGCTCGCGATGGATCGGCGCGGCCGGACGGCTGGCGATCCAGTAGGAGGCCTCGATCCCGTCCGGTGACAGGTCGAGCAGGGCGAAGCCGTGCGCATAGGCTCCATCCACCAGATCGATCGGCGGCCGGGCGCCGAGGGTCGGCGGATCCACCAGGCCGGCCAGGGACAGGTCGTCGGCGGCTGCCACCGGGATGGCGCCGTTGCCGATATTGCGGCCGGCTGCCACGCCACGATAGGGAGCATAGAGCCGCAGCGCATGCTCGTGACCCCAGAACCAGGCGTCGATCCGGCCGGAGCCAGCCAGGATAGCGTGGGTCGCCATCAGGTTCGGATTGGTTGGATCATGGTCGGCTGCACGCCCGATCCGGGAGAATGCCGAGAATGGTTGATGATGGCTCAGGAAAACGGTGCGGCCGGGGAAGGCGCGCAGCTTGTCCGCGTGCCAGGCCTGCTCGGCGGGCTCGAGCCGGGTGACCGAGCCGGCCTCGTCGAACGGATCGCGATCGTGCAGCCCGGTGTCGGCGGCCAGGATCTGCCAGGACAGGTCGGGACTGCGCAGACAGAAGTAGCTCGCCGGCTGACCGATCCGCTGCAAGAGCCCGTAATAGCCGTCGCCCCCGCTATACACGTCGTGATTGCCGCATAGGCTGAAAAGGCGCGTCCCGGGCAGCACGGCACGCAACGGCGCAAGGAAGTTGATTTCGCATTCCTCGGTGGTGCCGGCGAAGTAGATGTCGCCCAGATGGATCACCATGTCGGGCCGGTGGGTGGCGAGCTGGGCGGCCACCGTGTGTGCCGACGCGGTGCCGGTTCCCCAGTCCGAGATCAGGCCGATCCGTAGCGACGGCGTCGCTGCCGCGACGACGAAGTCGGAGAGGGCGGCATGCCGGATATAGGGGATGGCGCGAGGCTGTCCGTCGGGCTGGAGCGTGGCTGCGTAATCGATCAGCGTCTCGGCCCAGCGTGGATCGCAGGCGGAGAAGGCCAGTCGGTCGTTCAGGGTCTGTACCTGCTCCATGTCGCCGGCGAGGCGCGCCTGAAGCAGTTGTAGTCCGAGGCGACCACAGGTGAGTGAGGGTAAGGAGACGTGCCCCTGGGGGGCAGTGCTGCCCTGCGCGTGCGAGACCAGACTATCGACTGCCTGAACCAGGGGATGGGGTCCGGGCCCGTGTCCATCCAAGCGCGACAGTCGCGCCGCGGCGGATTGCAATAGGGAGAGCACGGGATCGCGGGCGGTCGGCATCTCGAAAGGCATACCACCAGGCTAGGAGGTCGGCTGCAGCGCGGCCATGTCACTCACGTGACGTTTATGCCGTTGGAACGTGATGCACCGCGGCGCGCGGATTACAGCACCGACCACCATTTCATATTGTTGCTCCGGTCATGACTGGGGGCCCGTCATACCGGACGATACATCCACGGCGACGCAGCGCCATGACATGGTCGATGTCCGCTTCCGGAGGGGCGATCACGTTGAATTCGGCATCTGGCCTGACGTGGGATTTGGCACGTAACAGCATCAGGAGCGCGCCGTAGTCCCAGCATGCATGGGACCCACTGCTTGTGTCTTGATCCGGTTGCCGTTCAGATATCTGCCACATCCGTCTGCGCATTGCGTCCCCGGTCAACCTTGTTATTTCGAAGCACTATCTAAATTCTTGGACGACCTCAAGGGGTATGGTGGAAGCCGCCGGAAAGGGGCCTACCCGAGGCATGGCCGATCGCGGGCTGGCAGCTATTGGATGCCGGCTGGCGAACGCTGTCGTTGCCGAGAGACAGGGGACAGGCACCGGCCACTTCGGCCAAAGCAAGTGCTTGTCTTCCGGAACCTGTGGTCGGCCCGATCGGGAGCTACCGATCGCGGTCGCGCCGGACCGATAGGAAATCGACATGGCTGAACGAACGGCTCGATC
Proteins encoded:
- a CDS encoding inositol-3-phosphate synthase: MDFRQEAGAADRIGLLIVGVGGAVASTVAAGLEHIRQGSADRIGLPLAQFDNAGLVPYDHIEIAGWDLNPANLADAAAHHGVLPQSMLSSLNDRLAGVTPWAATINTNFCHNVDGSNRIKANSHLGSIEQIRQDIRGFSARTGIKRLVVVNLASVESWPEDTAAFATVERFEQALIDNHPSISPAMLYAYAAIREGIPYGNFTPSLGADIPALTALAKELGVPVAGKDGKTGQTLIKTVLAPAFRDRALHVDGWFSTNILGNNDGFALDHSGSLASKLQTKGSVLDDILGYKVEDHVCQIHYYRPRGDDKEAWDNIDISGFLGQRMQIKVNFLCKDSVLAAPLVIEIARCLDLARRRGAGGAQMQMGLFFKSPMTVDAVPPEHDFFRQQQNLVDWLQHDA
- a CDS encoding metallophosphoesterase family protein, with the translated sequence MTRSSDHRFGQPRPAIEPPHATQAPLYAGSPLQPLPAPTGAAPFRLNLADIVPHAVQAAEKVGGMAFHMVGDTGGVKDPKPQLLVAQGLEHDAGVAGQFGKPAFFFHLGDVIYFDGQAQEYVPQFYEPYAHYPLPILAIPGNHDADVFDDGTRTNPLPSLATFVRNFCAPKPGVRSVDAGESPRTAMIQPNVYWTLESPFATIIGLYTNVPEGGVVEPDQADWFASELAAAPKDRLLIVALHHPLYSLDTEHSGSKAMATLLKTAIARSKRRPDAVFTAHVHNYQRFTVADTDGKGVTPFFVAGQGGYHNLHKVAKVNNQPLVTPYAVPEQPGVTLESYYDDRFGFLRLEVSPTELLVQAYTVPRPQEAWDHAPKLFDQMRLDWKRRTILR
- a CDS encoding metallophosphoesterase family protein, which gives rise to MPFEMPTARDPVLSLLQSAAARLSRLDGHGPGPHPLVQAVDSLVSHAQGSTAPQGHVSLPSLTCGRLGLQLLQARLAGDMEQVQTLNDRLAFSACDPRWAETLIDYAATLQPDGQPRAIPYIRHAALSDFVVAAATPSLRIGLISDWGTGTASAHTVAAQLATHRPDMVIHLGDIYFAGTTEECEINFLAPLRAVLPGTRLFSLCGNHDVYSGGDGYYGLLQRIGQPASYFCLRSPDLSWQILAADTGLHDRDPFDEAGSVTRLEPAEQAWHADKLRAFPGRTVFLSHHQPFSAFSRIGRAADHDPTNPNLMATHAILAGSGRIDAWFWGHEHALRLYAPYRGVAAGRNIGNGAIPVAAADDLSLAGLVDPPTLGARPPIDLVDGAYAHGFALLDLSPDGIEASYWIASRPAAPIHRERLGPQPVAGQAPGA